From Dechloromonas sp. A34:
TGGCCCTTGACGATGGCATTGCGTACCGCAGGCGCGAATTTGGCGATCTTGGCCTTCGGGTCGTCGAGCACGACGAGCTTATTCACCCACTGCTCGGTGCTCTCCTGGGCCCGCCCGTAGTCGTGGCCTAGGCGCATCGCCTTGCCATCGACTTCGACATAGGCGCGGTAACCGTCGATCTTCTTGACATTGATCGGCGTCCCGGCGGCGATGAAGGGCAACTGGGCCAGATTGGAGTCGCTGATCCAGTCCTTGTCGTAATGTAGGTTGCAGCAGGCGTAACCGCTGCGAAGGTAGGTTTCCTTCTTGGCCGACGCAGCGGGTTTGCCGCTTTCCGCCTGGGGATCGGTCGTTGGGGCATCCTTGCCGGCACAGGCCACCAGCGATGTCGTGGCGACAATTGCGCTCAATAGCCGTAATTGGCAAGCAATGCTTTTCTTGATCATGGTCAAATCCCCCGAACCGGAGATTATACCGCCGCTTGCAAACTCGGCGGCGTGCAACAGGAGCCCGATTCCTCCATAACCTGAAGCACCGTTTTCATGGCTTCGCGCCGCGAAATCTTGACCGGCGACATCGAGACGATGTTGTCCACCTGCAGTTCCGGGCTGAGGAAGGGTTTGATGCCGACCGGCTGGCGCGGATGCAGTTTGAATTCGCGCTTGGCCTTTTCTAGCTGCTCCTTGTTGGCGCTGAAATAGCGGGCAGCGGCGATGGTTTCCGGCAAATGCTTGAGGACGTGCCAGAGGCTCCAGCGATGCGCCCACAGCCGCTTGGCGAAGCGCCGACGGTAGCCCTTGCTGTCGTAGAAGCGTTTGACATGCCAGTTGTAGAGAGCGTCCATCTCCTCGCGCGACTTGAAGCCGTGCGGCAGGAAAACGAAATTCAGACAGTTCATCAGCCGCCAGTCCTCGATGAACTCACCAGAAACATTGCTGTTGGCACATTCGTCCCAGATCGGCGCGCCATGTAGCGGGCTGAACTTGGTCATGTTCATCTCGTCGAGCTCCAGCGACATGATGAAATCGCTGGTCGTCTTGACCGTCTCCGGCGTTTCGCCGGGCATGCCGAAAATGAACAGGCCCTTGGCGCGCAGGCCCGCGTCGTGGATCTGGCGCACCGTGTCGCGCACGGCATCGAGCGTGACGCCGGCCTTGTGACGTTCCATCATCGCCGGATCGGCCGATTCGATGCCCATCGAGACCATCAGCACCCCCGCCTGCTTGAGCTTGGCCAACATTTCGTCGGACGTGTGGCCGGTACGAATGGCGCAGTTCCACTGGATGCCCAGCGGTTTTTCAATCAACAGTTCGCAGAGTTCGAAAACACGCTGTTTCTTGGCGGTAAACAGGTCGTCGTACATGTTGATGTGGTAGACGCCGAACTTGTCGCGCAGGTACTTCATGTGGTCGTAGGTGTATTGCGCCGAATTGGTCTTGTAGAGGCGCTCGAATACCGTGCGATCGCAGAAGGAGCAGGTGTAGGGGCAGCCGCGGGAAGTGATCATCGTCGCCCCGTAGCGCTTTTCGTAGGCGAAGAGCGGCAAGTGGTAAGCATGCGGGAAGCCGGCCAGCTTCTCGTAGGCAGGGAAGGGCAGTTCGTCGAGGTCGAGAATGCGGTCGAGCCGCGGATTAATGCGGATCTTGCCGCCGCCTTGTTCACTTTGGTCGCGATAGATCAGATTGCCGATGGTTTTCAGCGGCTTGCCATCGGCCAGTTCGAGCAGGGCGCCTTCGCCTTCACCAATCACCAGATAGTCGATTTCCGGGAAGTGTTCGAGGATCGGCGCACCGAGCGACGAAACATGAACGTTGCCGAAAACAATCTTGATCTCCGGCCGACGCTCGCGAATATAGGCCGCAAGCTCGACGGCATCCATGAAACCGGAAGTAGTGGCTGAAAAACCAACCATTTCCGGATCGGTGGCAAGCACGATCTCAGCGTTCTCGGCAATCGTTGGTGGCGAATAGGGTCCGAGACAGTCATGCAACTGCACGTTGTGGCCAAATTTTTCCAGCCAGGAAGCCAGTTGCATGATGCCGATAGGTGGCATGCGGTTGGCAAGTACTGAAAAATCGGGCTGCCCCGGCACGAAATTGAACCCAGCCGGGTGAACAAGCGTTATGCGCATGAGCTTTTCCTCTGACGAAGTGACCGAATTTTATTAGTAAATACTCTCGGCAATGAGTTCCGGAAAACGAATTACAGCAGCGCGAAAGTATCTCAAGCGAATTTGACGATCAGAACCCCGACCACAAAAATTACCGTAAAACTGAATAACTCACGATTGCGGGTGTCCTCTTGGTTCTTTAATAAGATCTATAAATAAAACTACTACTATGACTATATCAGGAACAGTTCTGTTGATAACTTGAATAAGTGTTTTTTATTCAATAAGTTAAATGCTTATATAGGCTCTTCAGAAAGCACTGAATCAGCTGTGGATGAAATGTGCACAGTTTTTCGAAAAAGCTATATTCAGTATTTACCCACAAAGTGCTGACAGCTTGCGCACAGCTTTTAAGACCGAAAAAAAATTTCTATTTTCCGATGCAGAAGCGGCTGAAAATGACGCCTAGCAGATCGTCGGCAGTGAATTCGCCGGTAATTTCGCCGAGGGCCTGCTGGGCCAGGCGAAGTTCTTCGGCAAACAATTCAAGTGCCGGCATTGCACTTTCGACGACCTGACGGGCAGCGGCAA
This genomic window contains:
- a CDS encoding B12-binding domain-containing radical SAM protein, which gives rise to MRITLVHPAGFNFVPGQPDFSVLANRMPPIGIMQLASWLEKFGHNVQLHDCLGPYSPPTIAENAEIVLATDPEMVGFSATTSGFMDAVELAAYIRERRPEIKIVFGNVHVSSLGAPILEHFPEIDYLVIGEGEGALLELADGKPLKTIGNLIYRDQSEQGGGKIRINPRLDRILDLDELPFPAYEKLAGFPHAYHLPLFAYEKRYGATMITSRGCPYTCSFCDRTVFERLYKTNSAQYTYDHMKYLRDKFGVYHINMYDDLFTAKKQRVFELCELLIEKPLGIQWNCAIRTGHTSDEMLAKLKQAGVLMVSMGIESADPAMMERHKAGVTLDAVRDTVRQIHDAGLRAKGLFIFGMPGETPETVKTTSDFIMSLELDEMNMTKFSPLHGAPIWDECANSNVSGEFIEDWRLMNCLNFVFLPHGFKSREEMDALYNWHVKRFYDSKGYRRRFAKRLWAHRWSLWHVLKHLPETIAAARYFSANKEQLEKAKREFKLHPRQPVGIKPFLSPELQVDNIVSMSPVKISRREAMKTVLQVMEESGSCCTPPSLQAAV